In a single window of the Micromonospora sp. WMMD1155 genome:
- the mutM gene encoding bifunctional DNA-formamidopyrimidine glycosylase/DNA-(apurinic or apyrimidinic site) lyase, protein MPELPEVETVRQGLAEWVVGRRIVSVEVRHPRAVRRHVPGDVHFADVLAGRTVLDARRRGKYLWLPLDSGDAIVGHLGMSGQMLLQPSGTVDETHLRVRFRFADDGPELRFVDQRTFGGLSVSEGGAELPDEIAHIARDPIDPAFSDAGFVAALRRRHTEVKRALLDQTLISGVGNIYADEALWRARLHGGRPTDALTGPAAQRLLGHVRDVLGEAIREGGTSFDALYVNVNGESGYFDRALNAYGREGEPCRRCGTPIRREAFMNRSSYSCPRCQPRPRGSLRG, encoded by the coding sequence GTGCCTGAGCTGCCCGAGGTCGAGACCGTCCGGCAGGGGCTGGCCGAGTGGGTCGTCGGCCGCCGGATCGTCTCGGTCGAGGTCCGTCACCCGCGTGCGGTCCGCCGGCACGTTCCCGGTGACGTGCACTTCGCCGACGTGCTCGCCGGTCGGACGGTGCTCGACGCCCGCCGTCGCGGCAAGTACCTGTGGCTGCCACTGGACAGCGGCGACGCGATAGTCGGTCACCTCGGCATGTCCGGTCAGATGCTGCTCCAACCGTCCGGCACCGTCGACGAGACCCATCTGCGGGTCCGGTTCCGGTTCGCCGACGACGGGCCGGAGCTGCGTTTCGTCGACCAACGCACGTTCGGTGGGCTCTCGGTGAGCGAAGGCGGAGCCGAGCTGCCCGACGAGATCGCACACATCGCCCGTGATCCGATCGACCCGGCGTTCTCCGACGCGGGGTTCGTCGCCGCGCTGCGTCGCCGGCACACCGAGGTGAAACGGGCCCTGCTCGACCAGACCCTGATCTCCGGGGTGGGCAACATCTACGCCGACGAGGCGCTCTGGCGGGCTCGACTGCACGGCGGGCGACCCACCGACGCGCTGACCGGCCCGGCCGCGCAGCGCCTGCTCGGCCATGTCCGCGACGTGCTCGGCGAGGCGATCCGTGAGGGCGGCACCAGCTTCGACGCCCTCTACGTCAACGTCAACGGAGAGAGCGGTTACTTCGACCGGGCGCTCAACGCGTACGGCCGTGAGGGTGAGCCGTGCCGCCGGTGCGGTACGCCGATCCGCCGCGAGGCGTTCATGAACCGGTCCTCGTACAGCTGCCCGCGCTGCCAACCGCGGCCCCGGGGTTCCCTTCGGGGATGA
- the rsmD gene encoding 16S rRNA (guanine(966)-N(2))-methyltransferase RsmD — protein sequence MTRIVAGALGGRRIAAPSGAGTRPTSDRVREALFSAVEAEVDLDGARFADLYAGSGAVGLEALSRGARHVLLVESDPRAAQVIRENVATLGVGPAARLVAGKVATALAAGPDGGPYDVVFADPPYAVPDEEITALLAALVDGGWLAPDALVVVERSSRTRQFDWVDGITSDRSRRYGETTLWYGRRS from the coding sequence GTGACCCGGATCGTGGCCGGCGCACTCGGTGGTCGGCGGATCGCCGCGCCTTCCGGCGCCGGCACCAGACCCACGTCCGACCGGGTCCGGGAGGCGTTGTTCAGCGCCGTCGAGGCCGAGGTCGACCTCGACGGCGCCCGCTTCGCCGACCTGTACGCCGGTTCCGGCGCGGTCGGGCTGGAGGCGCTCTCCCGGGGTGCCCGGCACGTGCTGCTTGTCGAGTCCGACCCACGGGCGGCCCAGGTGATCCGGGAGAACGTCGCGACCCTGGGCGTCGGCCCGGCTGCCCGCCTGGTCGCCGGCAAGGTGGCGACGGCGCTGGCCGCCGGCCCGGACGGCGGGCCGTACGACGTGGTCTTCGCCGATCCGCCCTACGCGGTCCCGGACGAGGAGATCACCGCCCTGTTGGCCGCTCTGGTCGACGGCGGGTGGCTGGCGCCCGACGCGCTCGTGGTGGTGGAGCGGTCCAGTCGGACCAGGCAGTTCGACTGGGTGGACGGCATCACCTCCGACCGCAGTCGCCGTTACGGCGAGACCACACTTTGGTACGGTCGCCGATCATGA
- a CDS encoding endo alpha-1,4 polygalactosaminidase — translation MRIRPRRRPAVRPLHRVASAGIALLMVVPAYGCRPALTPPGAPTAWPAGQSRHWQWQWQLTGPLDPTVDADVFLLDPVATTAAQTAELHSRDRRLICQVHVGSVRSADPDASRFPDVVQGAAGPRPDSRWLDVRSWDALKPVLADRFRLCRGKGFGAVALADTDGYAFRTGFPLDFDDQLLFNRRLAELARSLSLSPGLVNDVPQLAALAPDFDFVVNEECVRLAQCAKLLPFADAGKPVFHVEYTGTTDDFCVTTVGYGFASIRKDRALDASREACPLP, via the coding sequence ATGCGGATCCGGCCACGGCGACGCCCCGCCGTACGCCCGCTGCACCGCGTCGCGTCGGCGGGCATCGCGTTGCTCATGGTCGTGCCGGCGTACGGCTGCCGCCCGGCGCTCACCCCGCCCGGCGCGCCCACCGCGTGGCCGGCCGGGCAGTCCCGCCACTGGCAGTGGCAGTGGCAGCTCACCGGTCCCCTCGACCCGACGGTGGACGCGGACGTCTTCCTGCTCGACCCGGTGGCCACCACCGCCGCGCAGACCGCCGAGTTGCACTCCCGGGATCGCCGGTTGATCTGCCAGGTGCACGTCGGGTCGGTCCGCTCCGCCGACCCGGACGCCAGCCGGTTCCCGGACGTCGTCCAGGGTGCGGCCGGGCCCCGGCCGGACAGCCGCTGGTTGGACGTCCGGAGCTGGGACGCGCTGAAACCGGTGCTGGCCGACCGGTTCCGGCTCTGCCGGGGCAAGGGCTTCGGCGCGGTCGCGCTCGCCGACACCGACGGGTACGCGTTCCGCACCGGCTTCCCACTCGACTTCGACGACCAACTGCTGTTCAACCGGAGGCTGGCCGAGCTGGCCCGCTCGTTGAGCCTCTCCCCCGGGCTGGTCAACGACGTGCCGCAGCTCGCCGCGCTGGCCCCCGACTTCGACTTCGTGGTCAACGAGGAGTGCGTGCGGCTGGCCCAGTGCGCCAAGCTGCTGCCGTTCGCCGACGCCGGCAAGCCGGTCTTCCACGTGGAGTACACCGGCACGACCGACGACTTCTGTGTGACCACGGTCGGCTACGGCTTCGCCTCGATCCGGAAGGACCGCGCGTTGGACGCCTCCCGGGAGGCCTGCCCGCTGCCCTGA
- a CDS encoding YceD family protein has product MPKHSPSTLNPRSPLVLDTRDLPRRPGALREVKRVVPAPADLGVEMIGVPEGADLDLDLRLQSVSEGVLVSGTITGPVKGECGRCLREINDSMGVTIQELYAYEDSTTDATTDEDEVGRMQGDLIDLEPALRDALVLTLPTNPLCREDCPGLCPECGAHWDDLPADHSHQQIDPRWAGLSQLTVTEE; this is encoded by the coding sequence ATGCCCAAGCACTCGCCATCGACACTCAACCCCAGGTCGCCGCTGGTCCTCGACACGAGGGACCTGCCGCGCCGCCCTGGCGCGTTGCGTGAGGTCAAGCGGGTCGTGCCGGCACCGGCGGACCTCGGTGTGGAGATGATCGGCGTGCCGGAGGGTGCGGATCTCGACCTCGATCTGAGGTTGCAGTCGGTGTCCGAGGGCGTGCTCGTCTCCGGGACCATCACCGGTCCCGTCAAGGGCGAGTGCGGCCGTTGCCTGCGCGAGATCAACGACTCGATGGGCGTGACGATCCAGGAGCTGTACGCGTACGAGGACAGCACCACGGACGCCACGACCGACGAGGACGAGGTGGGCCGGATGCAGGGCGATCTGATCGACCTGGAGCCGGCGCTGCGGGACGCGTTGGTGCTCACGCTGCCGACCAACCCGCTCTGCCGGGAGGACTGCCCAGGACTGTGCCCCGAATGCGGGGCGCACTGGGACGATCTGCCGGCCGACCACAGTCACCAGCAGATCGACCCGCGTTGGGCGGGCCTGTCGCAACTGACCGTTACAGAGGAGTAA
- the rpmF gene encoding 50S ribosomal protein L32: protein MAVPKRKMSRSNTRSRRANWKATVVATVACPQCKSPKLPHAACSVCGTYNGRQVLEV, encoded by the coding sequence GTGGCCGTCCCGAAGCGCAAGATGTCGCGCAGCAACACCCGGTCCCGCCGGGCGAACTGGAAGGCGACCGTGGTCGCGACCGTTGCGTGCCCGCAGTGCAAGTCCCCGAAGCTGCCGCACGCCGCCTGCTCCGTCTGCGGCACCTACAACGGCCGCCAGGTTCTCGAGGTCTGA
- a CDS encoding CAP domain-containing protein, translating to MYGWTDPMDPNGAPRRAERPTDEPAWLHDRPEPRSAYLFGDDADQPGDDRRSPQQADGWHSGRPTPADPVDAPTAAWPAHRPGRESGTWDSNHPAEDTTGGWHADSDTATTGGWRTDTDPDTTGGWRTEAGATGRSGEGRHRSPRRWRKPMMIGGAAAAATLVVTFGVGALAMPGGGDGADQPTAVDDTFAATQAPTEPPAIDTLAAPSPSAAPSSAQPSPTPSKVVKPTPAASRTTAASRRARSTAPSTTSGSGSGGSSGTVSSQAREVVDLVNAERAKAGCKALTIDDKLMTAAQKHSQDQADHQNMSHTGSDGSNAGVRLDRVGYAWRTYGENVAWNQKTPTSVMDAWMNSSGHKANILNCAFTEIGVGIASSNGPYWTQVFAAPR from the coding sequence GTGTACGGCTGGACCGACCCGATGGACCCGAACGGCGCCCCCCGGCGCGCCGAGCGGCCGACCGACGAGCCGGCCTGGCTGCACGACCGCCCGGAGCCCCGCTCGGCCTACCTGTTCGGTGACGACGCCGACCAACCCGGCGACGACCGACGGTCGCCGCAGCAGGCCGACGGCTGGCACTCGGGCCGCCCGACGCCCGCCGACCCGGTCGACGCCCCCACCGCCGCCTGGCCGGCCCACCGCCCGGGCCGCGAGAGCGGCACCTGGGACAGCAACCACCCGGCCGAGGACACCACCGGCGGGTGGCACGCCGACAGTGACACCGCGACCACCGGCGGGTGGCGCACCGACACCGACCCCGACACGACCGGCGGGTGGCGCACCGAGGCCGGGGCGACCGGTCGCTCCGGTGAGGGACGGCACCGCTCCCCGCGCCGCTGGCGCAAGCCGATGATGATCGGCGGTGCCGCCGCGGCGGCCACCCTCGTGGTGACCTTCGGCGTCGGCGCGCTCGCGATGCCCGGTGGTGGCGACGGGGCCGATCAGCCGACGGCTGTCGACGACACCTTCGCCGCGACGCAGGCACCGACCGAACCACCGGCGATCGACACGCTGGCCGCCCCCTCCCCGTCGGCCGCGCCCAGCTCGGCGCAGCCGAGCCCCACGCCGAGCAAGGTCGTCAAGCCGACCCCCGCGGCGTCCCGGACCACCGCCGCGTCGCGCCGCGCGCGCAGCACCGCGCCGAGCACGACCAGCGGTTCGGGGTCCGGCGGCTCCAGCGGCACCGTCAGCTCGCAGGCCCGCGAGGTGGTGGACCTGGTCAACGCCGAGCGGGCCAAGGCCGGCTGCAAGGCGCTGACCATCGACGACAAGCTGATGACCGCCGCGCAGAAGCACAGCCAGGACCAGGCCGACCACCAGAACATGTCGCACACGGGCAGCGACGGCAGCAACGCCGGGGTCCGGCTGGACCGGGTCGGCTACGCCTGGCGCACCTACGGCGAGAACGTGGCCTGGAACCAGAAGACACCGACCTCCGTGATGGACGCCTGGATGAACAGCTCCGGCCACAAGGCCAACATCCTGAACTGCGCGTTCACCGAGATCGGCGTCGGCATCGCCAGCAGCAACGGGCCGTACTGGACGCAGGTCTTCGCAGCGCCGCGCTGA
- the rnc gene encoding ribonuclease III produces the protein MSNDKRRRVSVSHLEAAFGVSLEPELLQRALTHRSYAYENGGLPTNERLEFLGDSVLGVVITTALFHNHPDLPEGQLAKLRASVVNMRALADVARGLGPDGLGAYLLLGKGEETTGGRDKASILADTLEALLGAIYLQYGLDTTGIVIHRLFDPLMAESAGRGAALDWKTSLQELTAALGLGVPEYRIEGTGPDHLKTFTAWVVVAGNRYGGAEGRSKKEAEQRAAEAAWRTLAEQNGQNGDEGQTNGAAPTSQGGQANGAAQTNGAGRTGDESVGPLERAERAAQAEQADHLAQALPAGGADGHETGSRRA, from the coding sequence ATGAGCAACGACAAGAGGCGGCGGGTGTCCGTCAGTCACCTGGAAGCGGCTTTCGGCGTGAGCCTCGAACCCGAGCTGCTCCAGCGCGCGCTGACCCACCGCTCGTACGCGTACGAGAACGGTGGGCTGCCCACCAACGAGCGCCTGGAGTTCCTCGGCGACTCGGTGCTCGGCGTGGTGATCACCACGGCGCTGTTCCACAACCACCCGGACCTGCCCGAGGGGCAGTTGGCCAAGCTGCGGGCCAGCGTGGTCAACATGCGGGCGTTGGCGGACGTGGCCCGTGGTCTGGGTCCGGACGGGCTCGGCGCGTACCTGCTGCTCGGCAAGGGCGAGGAGACCACCGGCGGCCGGGACAAGGCGAGCATCCTCGCCGACACGCTGGAGGCGCTGCTCGGCGCGATCTACCTCCAGTACGGGTTGGACACGACGGGCATCGTCATCCACCGGCTGTTCGACCCGTTGATGGCCGAGTCGGCCGGTCGGGGGGCCGCGCTGGACTGGAAGACCAGCCTGCAGGAGCTGACGGCGGCGCTCGGGCTGGGTGTTCCGGAGTACCGGATCGAGGGCACCGGCCCTGATCATCTGAAGACCTTCACCGCCTGGGTGGTGGTGGCCGGCAACCGGTACGGCGGTGCCGAGGGGCGCAGCAAGAAGGAGGCCGAGCAGCGCGCCGCCGAGGCCGCCTGGCGGACGCTCGCCGAGCAGAACGGCCAGAACGGCGACGAGGGCCAGACCAATGGTGCCGCCCCGACCAGCCAGGGCGGGCAGGCCAACGGCGCCGCGCAGACCAACGGTGCCGGGCGGACCGGCGACGAGTCGGTCGGTCCGCTGGAACGCGCCGAGCGGGCAGCTCAGGCCGAGCAGGCCGACCACCTGGCGCAGGCCCTGCCGGCCGGGGGCGCCGACGGCCACGAGACCGGGTCGCGGCGTGCCTGA
- the coaD gene encoding pantetheine-phosphate adenylyltransferase, translating into MRRAVCPGSFDPVTNGHLDIVGRASRLFDEVIVGVLVNQSKSGLFTVEERIDMLREVTSSYGNVRVESFRGLLVDFCRAQQASVLIKGLRAVSDFDYELQMAQMNIGLAGVETLFMPTNPLYSFLSSSLVKDVAKWGGDISAHVPDPVRKALQARLGPRS; encoded by the coding sequence ATGAGACGTGCGGTGTGCCCCGGTTCGTTCGATCCGGTCACCAACGGACACCTCGACATCGTCGGGCGGGCCAGTCGGCTCTTCGACGAGGTGATCGTCGGTGTGCTGGTGAACCAGTCGAAGAGTGGCCTGTTCACCGTCGAGGAGCGGATCGACATGCTCCGCGAGGTGACCTCGTCGTACGGGAACGTGCGGGTCGAGTCGTTCCGGGGGCTGCTGGTGGACTTCTGCCGGGCCCAGCAGGCGAGTGTGCTGATCAAGGGTCTGCGGGCGGTCAGCGACTTCGACTACGAGTTGCAGATGGCCCAGATGAACATCGGGCTGGCGGGCGTCGAGACGTTGTTCATGCCGACCAACCCGCTCTACTCGTTCCTCTCGTCGAGCCTCGTCAAGGACGTGGCCAAGTGGGGCGGCGACATCTCCGCGCACGTCCCCGACCCGGTCCGTAAAGCCCTCCAGGCCCGGCTCGGCCCCCGGAGCTGA
- a CDS encoding MMPL family transporter, which yields MRRRPVTVRLARWSAEHPWRAIALWAVFVAVCFVGGNAAGLNEATSGDQAIGEAGRAGLIVDAADFDDPAVDNVLITSRGGALDRAAATAAADDAAARLRTVVGVAAVGQPVTARDGSALLVPVTMSGDPETASERVQPLRDATASVQAAHPQVRVEQVGGPSIGQALDDTLGKDFERAELLSLPVTLAILIIAFGALIAASVPVLLALSSVAAAMGLSTLASHLVPATDTTAPVILLIGMAVGVDYSLFYIRREREERAKGRSGLDAVEIAAETSGHAVVVSGLAVMISMAGLLLAGDVVFSSLAVGSILVVAVAVTGSLTVLPALLARLGRWVDRPRVPLLWRLTAPRTGRHGQPRAPRLFPAVLRPALRAPVATLVISVGLLLALAAPALGMKLKFPGMEDLPRTTPAMQAYDRLTAAFPSTGTNHVVAVRAPAEQADRVRAALTDLSGRAAGDPLFAPVEADGPKIEVSADRQVSVLDVATPYASRDDRSVQSLEKLREDLVPAGLRGIPGVEYAVGGSVADSEDYAAHVRDKLPLVMGFVLVLTFLVMVFTFRSVVVAASSIALNLLSAGAAYGLLVLVFQGEWAEGLLGFTSMGAIVSWLPLFLFVVLFGLSMDYHVFVVSRIREAIRSGMPNRDAVSYGITSSAGVVTSAAVVMVGVFSIFATLSTIDMKQLGIGLAAAILLDATIIRGVVLPALMTMLGDANWWAPRFLRPRPQEAAPSDPPAPTPQLVPVP from the coding sequence ATGCGGAGAAGACCGGTGACGGTGCGGTTGGCGCGGTGGAGCGCCGAGCACCCGTGGCGGGCGATCGCGCTGTGGGCGGTGTTCGTGGCGGTGTGCTTCGTCGGCGGCAACGCCGCTGGTCTCAACGAGGCCACCAGCGGTGACCAGGCCATCGGTGAGGCGGGGCGGGCGGGCCTGATCGTGGACGCCGCCGACTTCGACGACCCGGCCGTGGACAACGTCCTGATCACCTCTCGCGGCGGTGCGCTGGACCGGGCGGCGGCCACGGCAGCCGCCGACGACGCGGCGGCCCGGCTGCGCACGGTCGTCGGGGTGGCCGCGGTGGGGCAGCCGGTCACCGCCCGCGACGGTTCGGCGCTGCTGGTGCCGGTCACCATGTCCGGTGACCCGGAGACGGCGTCGGAGCGGGTGCAGCCGTTGCGCGACGCCACCGCCAGCGTGCAGGCGGCGCATCCGCAGGTACGCGTGGAACAGGTCGGCGGGCCATCGATCGGTCAGGCCCTCGACGACACGCTGGGCAAGGACTTCGAGCGTGCCGAACTGCTCAGCCTGCCGGTCACCCTGGCGATCCTGATCATCGCGTTCGGGGCGTTGATCGCGGCCAGTGTGCCGGTGCTGCTGGCGCTCTCGTCGGTCGCCGCCGCGATGGGTCTGTCCACCCTCGCCTCGCACCTGGTGCCCGCGACCGACACCACGGCACCGGTGATCCTGCTGATCGGTATGGCGGTCGGGGTCGACTACTCGCTGTTCTACATCCGTCGGGAGCGGGAGGAACGCGCCAAGGGCCGTTCCGGCCTCGACGCCGTGGAGATCGCGGCGGAGACGTCCGGTCACGCCGTGGTGGTGTCCGGCCTCGCGGTGATGATCTCGATGGCCGGGCTGCTGCTCGCCGGTGACGTGGTGTTCTCGTCCCTCGCGGTCGGCTCGATCCTGGTGGTCGCCGTCGCGGTGACCGGTTCGTTGACGGTGCTGCCCGCCCTGCTGGCCAGGCTGGGCCGCTGGGTCGACCGGCCCCGGGTGCCGCTGCTCTGGCGGCTGACCGCGCCGCGCACCGGCCGACACGGCCAGCCCCGCGCGCCCCGGCTCTTTCCCGCGGTGCTCCGGCCCGCGCTGCGTGCGCCGGTGGCGACGCTCGTCATCTCGGTCGGACTGCTGCTCGCGCTGGCCGCGCCGGCGCTCGGTATGAAGCTGAAGTTCCCCGGTATGGAGGACCTGCCGCGCACCACACCGGCCATGCAGGCGTACGACCGGCTCACCGCCGCGTTCCCGAGCACCGGCACCAACCACGTGGTGGCCGTGCGGGCACCGGCCGAGCAGGCCGACCGGGTACGCGCCGCCCTCACCGACCTGTCCGGCCGCGCGGCCGGCGATCCGCTGTTCGCCCCGGTCGAGGCGGACGGCCCGAAGATCGAGGTGTCGGCCGACCGGCAGGTGTCGGTGCTGGACGTCGCCACCCCGTACGCCAGCCGGGACGACCGGTCGGTGCAGTCGCTGGAGAAGCTGCGCGAGGATCTGGTCCCGGCCGGGTTGCGGGGCATCCCCGGCGTCGAGTACGCGGTCGGTGGCAGCGTCGCCGACAGCGAGGACTACGCGGCCCACGTCCGGGACAAATTGCCGCTGGTGATGGGCTTCGTGCTGGTGCTGACCTTCCTGGTCATGGTCTTCACCTTCCGGTCGGTGGTGGTCGCGGCGAGTTCGATCGCGCTGAACCTGCTCTCCGCCGGTGCCGCGTACGGGCTGCTGGTGCTGGTCTTCCAGGGTGAGTGGGCCGAGGGACTGCTCGGCTTCACGTCGATGGGTGCCATCGTGTCCTGGTTGCCGCTGTTCCTCTTCGTGGTCCTCTTCGGCCTCTCGATGGACTACCACGTCTTCGTGGTCAGCCGGATCCGCGAGGCGATCCGGTCCGGCATGCCCAACCGCGACGCGGTGTCGTACGGGATCACCTCGTCGGCCGGGGTCGTGACCAGCGCGGCGGTCGTGATGGTCGGGGTCTTCTCGATCTTCGCCACGCTGAGCACGATCGACATGAAGCAGCTCGGCATCGGCCTCGCGGCGGCGATCCTGCTGGACGCCACGATCATCCGGGGAGTGGTGTTGCCGGCACTGATGACCATGCTGGGCGACGCCAACTGGTGGGCCCCGCGCTTCCTGCGCCCGCGTCCGCAGGAGGCCGCGCCCAGCGACCCGCCGGCCCCCACCCCGCAGTTGGTGCCGGTGCCCTGA
- a CDS encoding phosphate acyltransferase PlsX, giving the protein MEPGTARIAVDLLGGDDAPAVVVDGALRAMRADPDLHLLLVGPAEVADELIAELDPAQRVRVAVRPVRDVVGMADHPSAARAESTVRAAVTAVRDGTADALVSAGATGATVTAAVLGLGRWPEIRQPALVATLPAVAGPVVLLDVGGSLEPRPATLARHAVLGAAYAAVAHSISAPRVGLLSVGTEAGKGDRVRRATDPLLTVEPLPAGARYVGLVEGYDVTLGARADVVVTDGFTGNVLLKAIEGAYAMAGGPPAEGGAPRAAALLGVAGTVVVCHGSARAGDVASGIALAAHLWRRRATDLVSALLDGDAVTDRTNRSTDTEVRTS; this is encoded by the coding sequence GTGGAGCCGGGCACCGCGCGGATCGCCGTTGACCTCCTCGGCGGGGACGACGCTCCCGCCGTCGTGGTTGACGGCGCTCTGCGGGCCATGCGCGCCGACCCTGATCTGCACCTGCTCCTCGTCGGCCCGGCCGAGGTCGCCGACGAGTTGATCGCTGAGCTCGATCCGGCGCAGCGCGTCCGGGTCGCGGTGCGGCCCGTCCGCGACGTGGTCGGCATGGCCGACCACCCCAGCGCCGCCCGCGCGGAGAGCACCGTCCGCGCCGCGGTCACCGCCGTCCGCGACGGCACCGCCGACGCTCTGGTGTCCGCCGGTGCCACCGGTGCCACCGTCACCGCTGCCGTTCTCGGCCTCGGCCGCTGGCCGGAGATCCGCCAACCCGCCCTGGTCGCCACCCTGCCCGCCGTGGCCGGGCCGGTCGTCCTGCTCGATGTCGGTGGCTCCCTGGAGCCCCGCCCGGCCACCCTCGCCCGGCACGCCGTCCTCGGCGCCGCCTACGCCGCGGTGGCCCACTCGATCTCCGCGCCCCGGGTCGGGCTGCTGTCGGTCGGCACCGAGGCCGGCAAGGGGGACCGGGTCCGTCGGGCCACCGACCCGTTGCTCACCGTCGAGCCGCTCCCCGCCGGGGCGCGCTACGTCGGCCTGGTCGAGGGGTACGACGTGACCCTCGGCGCGCGCGCCGACGTGGTCGTCACCGACGGCTTCACCGGTAACGTGCTGCTCAAGGCCATCGAGGGCGCGTACGCCATGGCCGGCGGTCCTCCCGCCGAAGGTGGCGCTCCCCGCGCCGCCGCCCTCCTGGGCGTGGCGGGGACGGTGGTCGTCTGCCACGGTTCCGCCCGCGCCGGCGACGTCGCCTCCGGCATCGCCCTCGCCGCTCACCTGTGGCGTCGGCGCGCCACCGATCTGGTCTCCGCGTTGCTCGACGGCGACGCCGTGACGGACCGCACCAACCGTTCCACCGACACCGAGGTACGCACATCATGA